The proteins below come from a single Argentina anserina chromosome 1, drPotAnse1.1, whole genome shotgun sequence genomic window:
- the LOC126786999 gene encoding protein SHORT-ROOT: MDTLFRLVTLQQQQQQQQSEQSFNSSTRTTTTTSSSSRSFTHHPQHNHHYPQQDDVEECFNFFMDEEDFSSSSSKAHYYPTPPTPTPPPPLTTTTPTHTDFSFSPAHDLLNFEFSSPKWAPDLLLETARAIADKNSARVQQLMWMLNELGSPYGDTDQKLASYFLQALFSRMTESGDRCYRTLVSASEKTCSFESTRKMVLKFQEVSPWTTFGHVACNGAIMEAFDGEAKLHIVDISNTYCTQWPTLLEALATRTDETPHLRLTSIVLSRAGDGSAGVGATQKVMKEIGARMEKFARLMGVPFKFNAIQHSGDLAELNLADLDVRDDEALAINCVGSLHSIVAVGNRRDYLISAFRSLKPRIITVVEEEADLDVGVDGFDFVQGFQECLRWFRVYFEALDESFARTSNERLMLERAAGRAVVDLVACALPDSVERRESATRWSRRMHGAGFSPISFSDEVCDDVRALLRRYKEGWSMTQCGDSVAGIFLSWKDQPVVWASAWRP, translated from the coding sequence ATGGATACCTTGTTTAGGCTAGTCACTcttcaacaacaacagcagCAACAACAATCTGAACAATCTTTCAATTCATCCACCagaaccaccaccaccacttccAGCAGCTCCAGATCCTTCACTCACCACCCGCAGCACAACCATCACTACCCCCAACAAGACGACGTCGAAGAATGCTTCAACTTTTTCATGGATGAAGAAGacttctcctcttcttcttctaaggCTCACTACTACCCCACCCCACCAACTCCGACCCCGCCTCCTCCGCTTACCACCACCACTCCCACTCATACCGATTTCTCCTTCTCTCCCGCCCACGACCTTCTCAACTTCGAATTCTCCTCCCCTAAGTGGGCCCCTGACCTCCTCTTAGAAACCGCCCGGGCCATTGCTGACAAGAACAGCGCAAGAGTTCAACAGCTCATGTGGATGCTCAACGAGCTTGGCTCTCCTTACGGCGACACCGATCAAAAGCTCGCCTCCTACTTCCTCCAGGCCCTCTTCAGCCGCATGACCGAATCCGGAGACCGCTGCTACCGCACCCTAGTCTCTGCCTCGGAGAAAACATGTTCTTTTGAATCCACCAGAAAAATGGTCTTGAAATTTCAGGAGGTGAGTCCATGGACTACATTCGGTCACGTCGCTTGTAATGGTGCAATTATGGAAGCCTTCGACGGTGAGGCCAAGCTTCACATAGTCGACATCAGCAACACTTACTGCACGCAGTGGCCGACTCTACTGGAGGCGCTCGCGACCCGAACCGATGAGACCCCGCATCTACGTCTCACCAGTATCGTCCTCAGCAGAGCTGGGGACGGCTCCGCTGGCGTTGGCGCCACGCAAAAAGTAATGAAGGAAATTGGCGCCAGAATGGAGAAATTCGCGCGCTTAATGGGAGTGCCGTTCAAGTTCAATGCCATCCAGCATTCTGGTGACCTAGCGGAGCTCAACTTGGCAGATTTGGATGTCAGGGACGATGAGGCCTTGGCCATAAACTGCGTTGGATCGTTACATTCAATCGTGGCCGTCGGAAACCGCCGTGATTATTTGATCTCCGCTTTTCGGAGTTTAAAGCCGAGGATCATAACTGTTGTGGAAGAAGAGGCTGACCTAGACGTCGGAGTTGACGGGTTTGACTTCGTGCAAGGGTTTCAGGAATGCTTGAGGTGGTTTAGGGTTTACTTCGAGGCTCTAGACGAGAGCTTCGCTCGGACTAGTAATGAGAGGTTGATGCTCGAGCGCGCGGCCGGCCGAGCCGTCGTAGACTTGGTGGCCTGTGCCCTGCCGGACTCCGTCGAAAGGCGTGAGTCAGCCACGCGCTGGTCAAGACGTATGCATGGGGCCGGGTTCAGTCCAATTTCATTTAGTGATGAGGTGTGCGATGACGTACGGGCCTTGTTGAGGAGGTACAAGGAAGGGTGGTCAATGACGCAGTGTGGTGACTCCGTCGCCGGAATATTCTTGTCGTGGAAGGACCAGCCGGTGGTTTGGGCAAGCGCTTGGAGGCCTTAA
- the LOC126784169 gene encoding U4/U6 small nuclear ribonucleoprotein Prp31 homolog isoform X1 translates to MATLADSFLADLDELSDNEADAPVEDDGGVANMEEEIDGELADLETLNYDDLDSVSKLQKSQRFADIMQKVEGALSMGSDMSNHAIILEDDPEYQLIVDCNALSVDIENELVIIHNFIRDKYRPKFPELESLVHHPIDYARVVQKIGNEMDVTLVDLEGLLPSATIMVVSVTASTTSGKPLPEDVLEKIVDACDRALALDSAKKKVLDFVESRMGFIAPNLSAIVGTAVAAKLMGTAGGLGALSKMPACNVQLLGSKKKNLAGFSSATSQYRIGYVEETEIFQTTPPALRMRAGRLLAAKATLAARVDSTRGDPSGNTGKAFREEIRKKIEKWQELPPAKQPKPLPVPDSEPKKKRGGRRLRKMKERYAITDMRKLANRMQFGIPEESSLGDGLGEGYGMLGQAGSGKLRVSMGQSKLAAKVAKKFKVNNYGSGGGGATSGLTSSLAFTPVQGIELSNPQALGQQLGSGTQSTYFSETGTFSKIKRI, encoded by the exons ATG GCGACGCTGGCCGATTCGTTTCTTGCTGACCTTGATGAGCTATCTGACAACGAAGCCGATGCTCCT GTCGAAGATGATGGTGGTGTTGCGAacatggaggaagagattgaTGGGGAGCTGGCAGACTTGGAGACGCTCAACTATGATGATCTGGATAGTGTTTCGAAATTGCAGAAATCACAAAGATTTGCTGATATAATGCAG AAAGTGGAAGGTGCACTTAGTATGGGTTCTGATATGTCGAATCATGCAATAATTCTGGAAGATGATCCAGAATATCAGTTGATTGTGGACTGTAATGCTTTGTCAGTTGACATTGAGAATGAACTTGTAATCATCCACAATTTTATTCGTGACAAGTACCGGCCAAAATTTCCAGAGCTTGAGTCACTTGTTCATCATCCAATTGATTACGCCCGAGTTGTTCAGAAAATTGGGAATGAAATGGATGTAACACTTGTTGATCTGGAGGGACTATTACCTTCAGCAACCATCATGGTTGTTTCAGTTACAGCTTCAACTACAAGTGGAAAGCCACTTCCAGAGGACGTCCTTGAGAAAATAGTTGATGCATGTGATCGAGCCCTTGCTCTCGATTCAGCAAAGAAAAAGGTTCTTGATTTTGTAGAAAGTAGAATGGGTTTTATTGCACCAAATCTGTCTGCTATTGTTGGGACTGCTGTTGCGGCGAAACTTATGGGCACAGCTGGCGGTCTTGGTGCTTTATCTAAAATGCCTGCTTGTAATGTTCAGCTTCTTGGttctaagaaaaaaaacctTGCTGGGTTTTCCTCTGCAACATCACAATATCGTATTGGTTATGTTGAGGAGACAGAAATATTCCAAACTACACCGCCAGCTCTTAGGATGCGTGCTGGTCGGCTATTGGCTGCAAAGGCAACCCTTGCAGCACGGGTGGATTCTACAAGAGGAGATCCATCCGGGAATACCGGAAAGGCATTCCGAGAGGAAATCCGTAAGAAAATTGAGAAGTGGCAGGAGCTTCCCCCTGCAAAACAGCCTAAGCCACTTCCAGTTCCAGATTCTGAacctaaaaagaaaagaggtgGACGTCGACTCAGGAAGATGAAAGAAAG ATATGCCATAACAGACATGAGGAAGCTTGCAAACAGGATGCAGTTTGGCATACCTGAAGAGAGTTCCTTAG GTGATGGACTCGGTGAAGGTTATGGAATGCTTGGCCAGGCTGGGAGTGGCAAGCTGCGTGTGTCGATGGGTCAGAGCAAACTTGCTGCAAAAGTTGCTAAAAA GTTTAAGGTCAACAATTATGGaagcggtggtggtggtgctaCATCTGGACTGACTTCAAGTTTGGCATTTACTCCTGTGCAG GGTATTGAGCTGTCAAATCCTCAGGCCCTTGGCCAGCAGCTTGGCAGTGGAACGCAAAGTACATACTTCTCTGAAACAGGAACATTTtcaaaaatcaagaggatcTAA
- the LOC126784169 gene encoding U4/U6 small nuclear ribonucleoprotein Prp31 homolog isoform X2 encodes MVCKLQKVEGALSMGSDMSNHAIILEDDPEYQLIVDCNALSVDIENELVIIHNFIRDKYRPKFPELESLVHHPIDYARVVQKIGNEMDVTLVDLEGLLPSATIMVVSVTASTTSGKPLPEDVLEKIVDACDRALALDSAKKKVLDFVESRMGFIAPNLSAIVGTAVAAKLMGTAGGLGALSKMPACNVQLLGSKKKNLAGFSSATSQYRIGYVEETEIFQTTPPALRMRAGRLLAAKATLAARVDSTRGDPSGNTGKAFREEIRKKIEKWQELPPAKQPKPLPVPDSEPKKKRGGRRLRKMKERYAITDMRKLANRMQFGIPEESSLGDGLGEGYGMLGQAGSGKLRVSMGQSKLAAKVAKKFKVNNYGSGGGGATSGLTSSLAFTPVQGIELSNPQALGQQLGSGTQSTYFSETGTFSKIKRI; translated from the exons ATGGTCTGTAAATTGCAGAAAGTGGAAGGTGCACTTAGTATGGGTTCTGATATGTCGAATCATGCAATAATTCTGGAAGATGATCCAGAATATCAGTTGATTGTGGACTGTAATGCTTTGTCAGTTGACATTGAGAATGAACTTGTAATCATCCACAATTTTATTCGTGACAAGTACCGGCCAAAATTTCCAGAGCTTGAGTCACTTGTTCATCATCCAATTGATTACGCCCGAGTTGTTCAGAAAATTGGGAATGAAATGGATGTAACACTTGTTGATCTGGAGGGACTATTACCTTCAGCAACCATCATGGTTGTTTCAGTTACAGCTTCAACTACAAGTGGAAAGCCACTTCCAGAGGACGTCCTTGAGAAAATAGTTGATGCATGTGATCGAGCCCTTGCTCTCGATTCAGCAAAGAAAAAGGTTCTTGATTTTGTAGAAAGTAGAATGGGTTTTATTGCACCAAATCTGTCTGCTATTGTTGGGACTGCTGTTGCGGCGAAACTTATGGGCACAGCTGGCGGTCTTGGTGCTTTATCTAAAATGCCTGCTTGTAATGTTCAGCTTCTTGGttctaagaaaaaaaacctTGCTGGGTTTTCCTCTGCAACATCACAATATCGTATTGGTTATGTTGAGGAGACAGAAATATTCCAAACTACACCGCCAGCTCTTAGGATGCGTGCTGGTCGGCTATTGGCTGCAAAGGCAACCCTTGCAGCACGGGTGGATTCTACAAGAGGAGATCCATCCGGGAATACCGGAAAGGCATTCCGAGAGGAAATCCGTAAGAAAATTGAGAAGTGGCAGGAGCTTCCCCCTGCAAAACAGCCTAAGCCACTTCCAGTTCCAGATTCTGAacctaaaaagaaaagaggtgGACGTCGACTCAGGAAGATGAAAGAAAG ATATGCCATAACAGACATGAGGAAGCTTGCAAACAGGATGCAGTTTGGCATACCTGAAGAGAGTTCCTTAG GTGATGGACTCGGTGAAGGTTATGGAATGCTTGGCCAGGCTGGGAGTGGCAAGCTGCGTGTGTCGATGGGTCAGAGCAAACTTGCTGCAAAAGTTGCTAAAAA GTTTAAGGTCAACAATTATGGaagcggtggtggtggtgctaCATCTGGACTGACTTCAAGTTTGGCATTTACTCCTGTGCAG GGTATTGAGCTGTCAAATCCTCAGGCCCTTGGCCAGCAGCTTGGCAGTGGAACGCAAAGTACATACTTCTCTGAAACAGGAACATTTtcaaaaatcaagaggatcTAA
- the LOC126784775 gene encoding uncharacterized protein LOC126784775 isoform X1, translating into MRMRNKYRKPTTLRCYAGSRCSISAALWSLLGCLLMFYLYSVVHQRNRIGREIEFRASHHPQLHELEKVEEETIHIPPPRKRSPRAAKRKPKRPTTIIDEFLDENSQIRHVFFPDQKLVIDPLNAGNDSYYYYPGRIWLDTEGNPIQAHGGGMLYDEKSGTYYWYGEYKDGPTYHAHKKGAARVDILGVGCYSSKDLWKWNNEGIVLAAEKTNETHDLHELNVLERPKVIYNHKTAKYVMWMHIDDVNYTKASVGVAISDYPTGPFDYLYSKRPHGFESRDMTIFKDDDGMAYLIYSSEDNSELHIGPLTEDYLDVTNIVRRILVGQHREAPALFKHDGTYYMITSGCTGWAPNEALAHAAESPMGAWETMGNPCIGGNKMSRLTTFFAQSTFVIPLPGFPGSFIFMADRWNPADLRDSRYVWLPLIIGGPVDRPLDYNFGFPLWSRVSIYWHRKWKLPQGWSGWKKI; encoded by the exons atgAGGATGAGGAACAAATACAGGAAACCAACCACTTTGCGTTGCTATGCAGGGAGCAGATGTTCGATATCTGCTGCATTGTGGAGCTTGTTAGGATGTCTTCTTATGTTTTATCTCTACTCCGTAGTTCACCAGAGGAATCGGATTGGCAGAGAAATTGAATTTCGAGCTAGTCACCACCCacaattacatgaacttgaaaAGGTGGAAGAGGAAACTATCCACATTCCTCCACCAAGAAAACGTTCTCCACGTGCTGCAAAAAGAAAACCTAAGCGACCCACCACAATAATTGATGAGTTTCTTGATGAGAATTCTCAAATCCGGCATGTATTTTTTCCTGACCAGAAGCTTGTGATAGATCCATTGAATGCTGGGAATGATAGCTATTACTATTATCCTGGAAGGATTTGGTTGGATACTGAAGGAAATCCTATTCAAGCCCATGGAGGTGGTATGCTGTATGATGAAAAATCAGGAACATATTATTGGTATGGGGAGTATAAAGATGGGCCGACATATCATGCTCACAAAAAGGGAGCTGCCCGG GTTGACATCTTAGGAGTCGGTTGTTATTCTTCCAAGGACTTATGGAAATGGAACAATGAAGGTATTGTACTGGCAGCAGAGAAAACAAACGAAACACATGATCTCCACGAGTTGAATGTTCTTGAGAGGCCAAAGGTGATCTACAATCACAAGACAGCAAAGTATGTAATGTGGATGCATATTGATGATGTCAACTACACCAAAGCTTCTGTTGGCGTTGCCATCAGTGATTACCCAACTGGTCCTTTTGATTATCTCTATAGCAAACGACCTCATGGATTTGAAAGTAGGGACATGACAATCTTCAAAGATGATGACGGTATGGCATATCTTATATACTCCTCTGAGGACAATAGTGAACTTCACATCGGACCTCTAACTGAAGATTATCTGGATGTGACAAACATTGTGAGAAGAATTCTTGTTGGACAGCACCGGGAAGCCCCAGCTCTGTTTAAGCATGATGGGACTTATTACATGATCACTTCAGGCTGCACGGGATGGGCACCAAATGAAGCACTGGCTCACGCAGCAGAGTCTCCCATGGGGGCATGGGAGACTATGGGAAACCCCTGCATAGGAGGGAACAAAATGTCTCGACTAACAACATTTTTCGCTCAGAGTACATTTGTGATACCTTTACCAGGATTTCCTGGTTCATTTATTTTCATGGCGGATCGTTGGAACCCCGCAGACTTGAGAGACTCGAGATATGTATGGTTGCCCTTGATCATAGGAGGGCCGGTTGATCGGCCCCTTGATTACAATTTCGGGTTCCCTTTGTGGTCAAGGGTGTCCATATATTGGCATAGGAAGTGGAAACTTCCTCAGGGTTGGAGCGGGTGGAAAAAGATATAG
- the LOC126784775 gene encoding uncharacterized protein LOC126784775 isoform X2, which produces MLKRISGSRCSISAALWSLLGCLLMFYLYSVVHQRNRIGREIEFRASHHPQLHELEKVEEETIHIPPPRKRSPRAAKRKPKRPTTIIDEFLDENSQIRHVFFPDQKLVIDPLNAGNDSYYYYPGRIWLDTEGNPIQAHGGGMLYDEKSGTYYWYGEYKDGPTYHAHKKGAARVDILGVGCYSSKDLWKWNNEGIVLAAEKTNETHDLHELNVLERPKVIYNHKTAKYVMWMHIDDVNYTKASVGVAISDYPTGPFDYLYSKRPHGFESRDMTIFKDDDGMAYLIYSSEDNSELHIGPLTEDYLDVTNIVRRILVGQHREAPALFKHDGTYYMITSGCTGWAPNEALAHAAESPMGAWETMGNPCIGGNKMSRLTTFFAQSTFVIPLPGFPGSFIFMADRWNPADLRDSRYVWLPLIIGGPVDRPLDYNFGFPLWSRVSIYWHRKWKLPQGWSGWKKI; this is translated from the exons ATGCTTAAAAGGATTTCAG GGAGCAGATGTTCGATATCTGCTGCATTGTGGAGCTTGTTAGGATGTCTTCTTATGTTTTATCTCTACTCCGTAGTTCACCAGAGGAATCGGATTGGCAGAGAAATTGAATTTCGAGCTAGTCACCACCCacaattacatgaacttgaaaAGGTGGAAGAGGAAACTATCCACATTCCTCCACCAAGAAAACGTTCTCCACGTGCTGCAAAAAGAAAACCTAAGCGACCCACCACAATAATTGATGAGTTTCTTGATGAGAATTCTCAAATCCGGCATGTATTTTTTCCTGACCAGAAGCTTGTGATAGATCCATTGAATGCTGGGAATGATAGCTATTACTATTATCCTGGAAGGATTTGGTTGGATACTGAAGGAAATCCTATTCAAGCCCATGGAGGTGGTATGCTGTATGATGAAAAATCAGGAACATATTATTGGTATGGGGAGTATAAAGATGGGCCGACATATCATGCTCACAAAAAGGGAGCTGCCCGG GTTGACATCTTAGGAGTCGGTTGTTATTCTTCCAAGGACTTATGGAAATGGAACAATGAAGGTATTGTACTGGCAGCAGAGAAAACAAACGAAACACATGATCTCCACGAGTTGAATGTTCTTGAGAGGCCAAAGGTGATCTACAATCACAAGACAGCAAAGTATGTAATGTGGATGCATATTGATGATGTCAACTACACCAAAGCTTCTGTTGGCGTTGCCATCAGTGATTACCCAACTGGTCCTTTTGATTATCTCTATAGCAAACGACCTCATGGATTTGAAAGTAGGGACATGACAATCTTCAAAGATGATGACGGTATGGCATATCTTATATACTCCTCTGAGGACAATAGTGAACTTCACATCGGACCTCTAACTGAAGATTATCTGGATGTGACAAACATTGTGAGAAGAATTCTTGTTGGACAGCACCGGGAAGCCCCAGCTCTGTTTAAGCATGATGGGACTTATTACATGATCACTTCAGGCTGCACGGGATGGGCACCAAATGAAGCACTGGCTCACGCAGCAGAGTCTCCCATGGGGGCATGGGAGACTATGGGAAACCCCTGCATAGGAGGGAACAAAATGTCTCGACTAACAACATTTTTCGCTCAGAGTACATTTGTGATACCTTTACCAGGATTTCCTGGTTCATTTATTTTCATGGCGGATCGTTGGAACCCCGCAGACTTGAGAGACTCGAGATATGTATGGTTGCCCTTGATCATAGGAGGGCCGGTTGATCGGCCCCTTGATTACAATTTCGGGTTCCCTTTGTGGTCAAGGGTGTCCATATATTGGCATAGGAAGTGGAAACTTCCTCAGGGTTGGAGCGGGTGGAAAAAGATATAG
- the LOC126801308 gene encoding uncharacterized protein LOC126801308 produces MDYILLPYDKGLSMSLNIETTHQLGKGLRSIQKMVDNNSHTINQIRSSCCNCNGQLGSSVVLVLALALLLLHWYPGFVTVIIICWMVTTLVWVLAGLDFFFHNFADDSCSALMEFERNDNNNTLSSILPCLDPNNSDALLAEIGSTIQNFIDKLNSRVVEFSRLLGMEEQNADFAHIRVCNPFSGGPKFSYEPDICQHSLLTIEKLPDAIAGVTCYDDQDKDACRRNGRLLPLTYYNMATAYSQSIQEFLNLYPTLQSLAYCSFVKDGISEVVRDQCKPIKLAFRLLLASILSLAIFMVFLVLLLVARALQEKGRDFTIFTITVPP; encoded by the exons ATGGACTACATATTACTTCCTTATGATAAAGGCCTGTCTATGAGCTTGAATATTGAAACAACCCATCAACTCGGAAAAGGACTACGTTCGATTCAAAAAATGGTTGACAATAACAGCCATACAATAAACCAG ATACGTAGCTCATGTTGTAATTGTAACGGTCAACTTGGTAGTAGTGTAGTACTCGTTTTGGCATTAG CACTTCTCTTGCTGCATTGGTACCCAGGATTCGTCAC TGTAATCATTATTTGCTGGATGGTAACAACTCTAGTTTGGGTATTGGCTGGTTTAGATTTCTTCTTTCACAA CTTCGCAGATGACTCATGTTCAGCCCTAATGGAATTCGAACGTAATGATAACAACAATACTCTAAGCTCAATCCTGCCATGCTTGGATCCAAACAACTCAGATGCTCTGTTGGCTGAAATTGGCTCCACTATACAGAATTTCATAGATAAG TTGAATTCTAGAGTAGTAGAGTTTTCGAGGTTGCTTGGAATGGAAGAACAAAATGCTGATTTTGCACATATACGTGTCTGCAATCCTTTCTCCGGAGGACCTAAGTTCAGCTATGAACCAGACATTTGCCAACATAGTCTCTTAACAATCGAAAAATTACCAGAT GCCATAGCAGGGGTAACTTGTTACGACGACCAGGACAAGGATGCATGTAGAAGAAATGGAAGACTTCTTCCCCTTACCTACTACAATATGGCCACTGCTTACAGCCAATCCATCCAAGAGTTTCTGAATCTATATCCAACTCTGCAGAGCCTAGCTTACTGTTCATTTGTCAAGGATGGGATTTCTGAGGTCGTCAGGGATCAATGCAAGCCAATCAAGCTTGCGTTTCGACTGCTATTGGCGTCCATCCTCTCCCTTGCCATTTTCATGGTGTTTTTAGTATTGCTTCTTGTGGCAAGAGCTTTACAAGAGAAGGGTAGAGACTTCACTATATTTACCATCACCGTTCCCCCATAA
- the LOC126801499 gene encoding ADP-ribosylation factor-like protein 8a, which translates to MGLWEAFLNWLRSLFFKQEMELSLIGLQNAGKTSLVNVVATGGYSEDMIPTVGFNMKKVTKGNVTIKLWDLGGQPRFRSMWERYCRAVSAIVYVVDAADLDNLSISKGELHDLLSKSSLNGIPLLILGNKIDKPGALSKQALTDEMGLQSITDREVCCFMISCKNSTNIDSVIDWLVKHSKSKS; encoded by the exons ATGGGTTTGTGGGAGGCCTTTCTCAATTGGCTCCGTAG CCTCTTTTTCAAGCAGGAAATGGAGTTATCCTTGATAGGACTTCAGAATGCTGGAAAGACTTCTCTTGTAAATGTTGTTGCA ACGGGCGGATACAGTGAGGACATGATCCCTACG GTAGGATTCAATATGAAAAAGGTAACCAAAGGCAACGTTACAATAAAGTTGTGGGATCTTGGTGGTCAACCCAGGTTTCGTAGCATGTGGGAGCGATACTGTCGTGCAGTTTCTGCTATAGT CTATGTTGTTGATGCTGCTGATCTTGATAACTTGAGCATCTCAAAAGGGGAGCTTCATGATTTGCTTAGCAAATCCTCACTTAATGGTATCCCATTGCTGATCCTGGGTAACAAGATTGACAAACCGGGAGCTTTGAGTAAACAAGCTTTGACTGATGAAAT GGGACTGCAGTCAATTACTGATAGAGAAGTATGTTGCTTCATGATCTCATGCAAGAATTCCACCAACATAGACTCGGTTATTGATTGGCTTGTAAAGCATTCCAAATCAAAAAGCTGA
- the LOC126800523 gene encoding L-type lectin-domain containing receptor kinase IX.1-like, giving the protein MHEIMSATFHLHSIILIFLLIIPLCHPLSFSINHFDETTTKILYEGDAAPSSNGSGIIELNTADFCRVGRATHAEPLHLWEGSSLAADFTTNFSFVVDTLNQSFADGFVFYLAPVHYPIPPNSAGQDLGLYNTTTRFAESNQLVTVEFDTLSNPWDPPGPHIGINDKTISSVVHASWDPKLHSGKECRARITYNATTNNLILLWTYEQSLAAEFSSLSLNIDLRKSLPEWVTIRFSSATGLLFERHVISSWEFSSSDIESGASRRRIDLNIRVTAAAAVLLLILMLCVAYWWVVRKRMKRARGYGNEEDDTSSVASDIQILALPRQFTYQELVAATNGFANDRRLGQGGSGQVYKGIIQDLGCAVAVKRIFAQSDKNYEKIFINEARIISRIIHKSLVQFIGWCHEQGECLLVYAYMPNSSLDTHLFGPKATLQWEFRYRIAQGLASALHYLHEDAEQCVLHRDIKSANILLDNDFSTKLGDFGIAKLVDPRLRTQNTGVVGTFGYMAPEYIAQGRASKESDMFSFGVVAFEIACGMRTYQDGEFHLPLYIRVWHLYLSGNILDAADERLGVDFDQNEMECLLMVGLWCCNPNSKERPKAGQVMKVLQLEAPLPNLPHIMPHYPMHQSQRQTQSGSSQSQLSLTSSLNIVGR; this is encoded by the coding sequence ATGCATGAAATCATGTCTGCAACTTTTCATCTTCACTCCATCattctcatcttcctcctAATTATTCCCCTTTGCCATCCACTTTCCTTCAGTATCAATCACTTCGACGAAACTACAACTAAGATCCTCTACGAGGGTGATGCAGCTCCTTCTTCCAACGGTTCAGGAATCATTGAGCTCAACACAGCAGATTTTTGCCGTGTTGGCCGGGCTACCCATGCAGAGCCGTTGCACTTGTGGGAAGGGTCATCACTTGCTGCAGACTTCACCACCAACTTCTCCTTTGTGGTCGACACTCTTAACCAAAGCTTTGCTGATGGATTCGTCTTCTACCTCGCTCCAGTCCACTACCCTATTCCACCTAACTCCGCAGGTCAAGACCTAGGCTTGTACAACACCACCACTCGTTTTGCAGAGTCCAACCAGCTTGTGACGGTGGAGTTCGACACTCTGTCCAACCCCTGGGATCCGCCGGGGCCGCACATCGGGATCAATGACAAGACCATCTCCTCAGTTGTTCATGCAAGCTGGGATCCTAAACTCCACAGTGGCAAAGAATGTCGTGCGAGGATAACATACAATGCGACTACCAACAACCTCATTTTGTTGTGGACATACGAGCAGAGTTTGGCAGCAGAGTTCTCTTCCCTTTCACTTAATATTGACCTCAGAAAGTCGCTCCCCGAGTGGGTTACAATCAGATTCTCATCTGCTACAGGCCTTCTCTTTGAGCGGCATGTTATAAGTTCATGGGAATTCAGTAGTTCAGATATAGAGTCCGGTGCGAGCCGACGGAGGATAGACTTGAATATCAGGGTCactgcagcagcagcagttCTTCTCTTGATTTTGATGCTTTGTGTGGCGTACTGGTGGGTGGTACGAAAGCGGATGAAGAGGGCTCGTGGATATGGAAATGAGGAAGATGACACCTCCAGTGTTGCTTCAGATATTCAGATATTAGCCTTGCCGAGACAATTTACTTATCAAGAACTAGTTGCAGCCACCAATGGATTTGCAAACGACAGAAGGCTAGGCCAAGGAGGATCAGGACAAGTTTATAAAGGGATCATACAAGATCTAGGTTGTGCAGTTGCTGTGAAGAGAATATTTGCACAATCCGACAAGAACTATGAGAAAATCTTCATCAACGAAGCCAGGATCATAAGCCGCATCATACATAAAAGCTTAGTGCAGTTTATTGGATGGTGTCATGAGCAAGGCGAATGCTTGCTTGTATATGCATACATGCCAAACAGCAGCCTCGACACACATCTATTTGGCCCTAAAGCAACTTTACAATGGGAGTTCAGGTATAGAATAGCTCAAGGCTTGGCCTCTGCTCTTCATTATCTACACGAGGATGCAGAGCAGTGCGTCCTTCACAGAGATATCAAATCGGCTAATATTCTGTTGGACAACGATTTCAGTACTAAACTTGGTGATTTCGGGATCGCTAAGCTCGTGGATCCACGGCTAAGGACTCAAAATACAGGTGTTGTAGGGACCTTTGGATATATGGCCCCGGAATATATTGCTCAAGGGAGGGCAAGCAAAGAATCAGACATGTTTAGCTTTGGAGTTGTGGCCTTCGAAATCGCTTGTGGAATGAGGACTTACCAGGACGGAGAGTTCCATCTACCGCTTTATATCAGGGTCTGGCATTTGTACCTTTCAGGAAATATTCTGGATGCAGCAGATGAGAGATTGGGTGTGGATTTTGATCAAAATGAAATGGAGTGCTTGTTGATGGTTGGTTTATGGTGCTGTAACCCCAACAGCAAAGAAAGGCCAAAAGCAGGACAAGTGATGAAGGTTCTCCAGCTTGAAGCACCATTGCCAAATCTTCCACATATTATGCCCCATTACCCAATGCATCAATCGCAGCGACAAACTCAATCTGGTTCCTCGCAGTCGCAGTTATCCCTAACTTCTAGCTTGAACATAGTAGGTCGTTAA